A region of Candidatus Paceibacterota bacterium DNA encodes the following proteins:
- a CDS encoding DUF87 domain-containing protein, with product MGIFDFITGNEKKEEEITPILPQEIYQAATLELRDIIAPSALKIEPRALNLGDKIARTFFVISYPRVLADNWFSPIINLDKVFDVSIFIHPIETAKILHTFQKKVAEVQSQIHMREEKGMVRDPMLDTAYQDLESLRDSLQQAQEKIFDVGLYLTIYGTTEAELDKIESEIKSILESKMVYVKPALFQQEQGFKSVIPIASDELGVHSKLNSSPLSSLFPFVSFDLTSDRGILYGINRHNSSLVLFDRYSLENYNSIIFAKAGSGKSYTTKLEIIRTLMFDTEVIVIDPEREYEYLAEATGGRYFNISLTSDHHINPFDLPVPREDESAADVLRSNIVNLVGLFRIMLGGLSPGEDSLIDRAITETYNLKDITADSDFSAIEPPLLSDFEMVLSGMDGSADLLQKLSKYTKGTWSGFINKPTNVDINKKFVVFSVRDMEDELKPVAMYIVTHYIWNAVRKNLKKRLLVVDEAWWMMKSEDTASFLFSIAKRGRKYYLGLATITQDVGDFLNSPYGLPIITNSSIQILLKQSPSSIDMVQKTFNLTDEEKYLLLESGVGEGIFFAGLKHVALKIVASYTEDQIITSDPSQVLAIKKAKNDLATAESE from the coding sequence ATGGGAATATTTGATTTCATAACAGGAAATGAAAAAAAAGAGGAGGAAATTACCCCGATTCTTCCACAAGAAATCTATCAAGCAGCAACACTTGAGCTTCGTGATATTATCGCCCCTTCGGCTTTAAAAATTGAGCCTAGGGCTCTAAACCTCGGCGACAAAATAGCGCGTACTTTTTTTGTTATTTCTTATCCGAGAGTTTTAGCTGACAACTGGTTTTCTCCAATCATAAACCTAGATAAGGTTTTTGATGTTTCAATTTTTATACACCCAATAGAAACAGCCAAGATTCTTCATACTTTCCAGAAAAAAGTTGCTGAGGTTCAAAGCCAAATACATATGCGCGAAGAGAAAGGTATGGTTCGCGACCCTATGCTTGATACTGCATACCAAGACCTAGAATCTCTTCGCGACTCTCTTCAGCAAGCCCAAGAAAAAATATTTGATGTCGGTCTATATCTAACGATATACGGAACAACCGAGGCAGAACTTGATAAAATAGAGTCCGAAATAAAATCAATCCTTGAATCTAAGATGGTTTATGTTAAACCAGCTCTTTTCCAACAAGAACAAGGATTTAAAAGTGTTATTCCAATAGCGTCAGATGAGCTAGGTGTCCATTCTAAATTAAACTCTTCTCCACTATCTTCTCTTTTCCCATTTGTTTCTTTTGACCTCACTTCTGATCGCGGAATTTTATATGGAATAAATAGACACAATTCAAGTCTTGTTCTTTTTGATCGTTATTCACTTGAAAACTACAACTCAATTATTTTTGCTAAGGCTGGTTCTGGAAAATCTTACACTACCAAGCTTGAAATAATCCGCACGCTTATGTTTGATACGGAGGTTATCGTTATCGACCCAGAGCGTGAATATGAATATTTGGCTGAAGCGACAGGTGGACGTTATTTTAATATTTCTCTTACTTCAGACCACCACATAAACCCGTTTGATCTTCCAGTTCCTCGCGAAGATGAGTCAGCTGCTGATGTTTTGCGTTCAAATATCGTAAATCTCGTCGGATTGTTTCGTATTATGCTCGGAGGTCTTTCTCCGGGAGAAGATTCCCTTATCGACCGCGCAATTACGGAAACTTATAACCTCAAAGACATTACCGCTGATTCAGACTTTTCTGCGATCGAACCACCACTACTTTCAGACTTCGAAATGGTCCTTTCTGGAATGGACGGTAGCGCAGATCTTCTTCAAAAGTTATCTAAATACACAAAAGGAACTTGGTCTGGTTTCATAAACAAACCAACCAATGTTGATATCAACAAAAAATTCGTTGTTTTTTCTGTGCGTGACATGGAGGATGAGTTGAAACCTGTTGCAATGTACATTGTTACTCACTATATCTGGAATGCTGTTCGTAAAAATCTTAAAAAACGCCTCCTTGTAGTTGACGAAGCTTGGTGGATGATGAAATCAGAAGATACAGCTTCTTTTCTTTTCAGTATCGCTAAGCGTGGCCGTAAATATTACTTGGGACTTGCAACAATTACTCAAGATGTCGGCGACTTTCTTAATTCTCCATATGGCCTTCCTATTATTACAAACTCGTCAATACAAATTCTTTTAAAACAGTCTCCTTCTTCTATTGATATGGTTCAAAAAACTTTCAACTTAACAGACGAGGAAAAATATCTTCTTCTTGAATCGGGAGTTGGAGAGGGAATCTTCTTTGCCGGCCTTAAGCACGTGGCTTTAAAAATTGTTGCTTCGTACACCGAAGACCAGATAATAACTTCGGACCCATCGCAAGTTCTAGCAATCAAAAAAGCCAAAAATGACTTAGCTACAGCCGAATCTGAGTAA
- a CDS encoding PrgI family protein, whose product MQFHVPQFIEVEDKIFGPFTFKQFIYLAGGAGMAFVVYKILDSFLPLVITLFFVIPIVALAVAFAFYKINDKPFIYSVEAAFRYYLGEKLYIWKKENRPMEITKKAKKGDTDNSLVPRLSDSKLKDLSWGLDVLTTSKEE is encoded by the coding sequence ATGCAGTTTCATGTTCCGCAATTTATTGAAGTAGAGGATAAGATTTTTGGTCCATTTACTTTTAAACAATTTATTTACCTAGCTGGTGGAGCGGGAATGGCTTTTGTTGTGTATAAAATACTAGACAGCTTTCTTCCTTTAGTAATTACTCTATTTTTTGTGATTCCTATAGTAGCCCTCGCAGTTGCTTTTGCATTTTATAAAATAAATGACAAACCGTTCATTTACAGCGTTGAGGCAGCTTTTCGCTACTACCTCGGAGAAAAACTATATATTTGGAAAAAAGAAAATCGGCCAATGGAGATAACAAAAAAAGCAAAGAAGGGTGACACTGACAATTCTTTGGTTCCGCGCCTCTCTGATAGTAAACTAAAAGATCTCTCTTGGGGTCTTGATGTTTTAACCACGAGCAAAGAAGAATGA